From a single Desulfuribacillus alkaliarsenatis genomic region:
- a CDS encoding RDD family protein: MDEISSVLTEVEAHENKELEDKHLRKVKYRTAGFWVRFLAYIVDLISIGALSAIFLSILFRLIELPTAITQWMTIGFATVGLIGFVYFTVMTRYWSQTLGKMIMGIRVVKRDGEYLDWITVLIREIPGRAISQLLGSHIGYLWVAFHPKKLSWHDMFCDTYVVHVHEIEKQRWVNILPISSDN; the protein is encoded by the coding sequence GTGGATGAGATTAGCAGCGTATTAACAGAAGTAGAAGCACATGAGAATAAGGAACTTGAAGATAAGCACCTGCGAAAAGTAAAATATAGAACGGCAGGCTTTTGGGTTCGGTTTTTAGCATATATAGTTGACCTGATAAGTATTGGAGCTCTAAGTGCCATATTCCTAAGTATCCTCTTTAGGTTAATTGAATTACCAACGGCTATAACCCAATGGATGACTATTGGATTTGCAACGGTAGGTCTAATTGGATTTGTCTATTTTACAGTTATGACTCGCTATTGGTCGCAAACATTGGGGAAGATGATAATGGGTATACGTGTAGTAAAGCGCGACGGCGAATATTTAGATTGGATAACGGTGCTTATTCGCGAAATCCCAGGGCGAGCAATTTCGCAGCTATTAGGAAGTCATATTGGTTATCTTTGGGTCGCTTTTCATCCCAAGAAGCTGAGCTGGCATGATATGTTTTGTGACACATATGTAGTTCATGTACACGAAATAGAAAAGCAAAGATGGGTTAACATTTTACCTATTTCTTCCGATAACTAA
- the sppA gene encoding signal peptide peptidase SppA, protein MNRKRWIAVAVFVALLFVQMAATPPAATDWRKAGTDWMVEVYQDGGADQIALLELKGEIIDGANAGLFSIPVYNHQNFLSQLEHAFASPEVKGIVMHVNSPGGGVFESDEIHQEIVRLKEEYNKPFVVYMGRVAASGGYYISAPADKIFANRNTLTGSIGVIISGLNIKELMDNYGVKDQTFTSGPNKALMSPYDDMTDEQNAIVQSIVDESYQFFVDVIVAGRGLERERVLEIADGRIYTGSQAQQVGLVDELGILEDAIEEVATMAGVVDPTVITFTVDEWAQFRKMFYSSPSLSTLFRGINPMEQLAPLTNQPSLLYLWHW, encoded by the coding sequence ATGAATAGAAAGCGCTGGATTGCCGTAGCGGTATTCGTGGCTTTGCTATTTGTGCAAATGGCAGCAACTCCGCCGGCAGCTACAGATTGGAGAAAAGCAGGTACGGATTGGATGGTAGAAGTTTATCAGGATGGAGGAGCTGATCAAATTGCTCTTCTGGAATTAAAAGGGGAAATCATTGATGGTGCTAATGCTGGTTTATTTTCAATTCCAGTGTATAACCATCAAAACTTTTTAAGTCAGCTTGAGCACGCTTTTGCTAGCCCTGAGGTTAAAGGTATTGTTATGCATGTAAACTCACCAGGTGGTGGGGTGTTTGAAAGTGATGAAATTCATCAAGAGATTGTGCGGTTGAAGGAAGAGTATAATAAGCCGTTTGTTGTCTATATGGGCAGGGTAGCAGCATCTGGGGGCTATTATATATCTGCTCCAGCTGATAAGATATTTGCTAATCGGAATACCCTAACTGGATCAATTGGTGTAATTATTAGTGGTTTGAATATTAAAGAATTAATGGACAACTATGGGGTGAAGGATCAGACATTTACTAGCGGTCCGAACAAAGCTTTAATGTCGCCATATGACGATATGACAGATGAACAGAACGCGATTGTTCAATCTATAGTTGATGAGAGCTATCAGTTTTTCGTAGATGTAATTGTTGCAGGAAGGGGCTTGGAGCGTGAAAGGGTGTTAGAAATTGCCGATGGCAGAATCTATACAGGCTCACAAGCGCAGCAGGTAGGCTTAGTCGATGAACTAGGTATCTTGGAAGATGCTATTGAAGAAGTAGCTACAATGGCTGGCGTAGTGGATCCAACTGTAATTACCTTTACTGTAGATGAGTGGGCTCAGTTTCGAAAAATGTTTTATAGCTCCCCGAGTCTAAGCACATTGTTCAGAGGAATAAATCCTATGGAACAGCTAGCGCCGTTAACTAATCAACCATCATTGCTGTATTTATGGCATTGGTAG
- a CDS encoding polyphosphate kinase 2 family protein has translation MKSAGIIDLSSIKKLDKISEDEYKDRLSELQFEILKYQIRFLEDKIPVVLVFEGWDAAGKGGVIKRITEKLDPRMYDVHPIGPPTPTELKHHYMRRFWIRLPMYGELGIFDRSWYGRVLVERVEQLCAKHEWEQAYEEINDFEKKLANNGFLVVKFFLHITKDEQYKRLKDRETHTYKRWKLSDDDWRNRDKWDDYEVAINDLLEKTTTDVAPWHVIHFEQKKAGRIKVMEIMLESYKKYYKKHHGKRGE, from the coding sequence ATGAAGTCTGCAGGTATAATTGATTTAAGCTCTATTAAAAAATTAGATAAAATATCAGAAGATGAGTACAAAGATAGACTATCTGAATTACAATTTGAAATACTTAAATATCAAATTCGGTTCCTTGAAGACAAGATACCAGTGGTATTGGTGTTTGAAGGCTGGGATGCAGCAGGTAAAGGTGGGGTTATTAAACGCATAACTGAAAAGCTTGATCCAAGGATGTATGATGTACATCCAATAGGCCCTCCAACTCCTACGGAATTAAAACATCACTATATGCGCAGGTTCTGGATACGCCTGCCTATGTATGGGGAGTTAGGGATATTTGATAGAAGCTGGTATGGGCGCGTACTGGTTGAACGTGTTGAACAGTTGTGCGCCAAGCATGAATGGGAGCAGGCGTACGAAGAAATTAACGATTTTGAAAAAAAGCTAGCAAATAATGGTTTCCTAGTGGTTAAATTCTTCTTGCATATAACAAAGGATGAGCAATATAAACGTTTAAAAGATCGTGAGACTCATACCTATAAACGTTGGAAATTGAGTGATGACGATTGGCGCAATCGGGACAAGTGGGATGATTATGAAGTAGCTATTAATGATCTGTTAGAGAAGACAACAACTGATGTAGCGCCTTGGCATGTAATCCACTTTGAGCAGAAAAAAGCAGGTAGAATTAAGGTGATGGAAATCATGCTAGAAAGCTACAAAAAATATTACAAAAAACATCACGGAAAAAGAGGGGAATAG
- a CDS encoding class I SAM-dependent methyltransferase encodes MGKAELTRPISAKDVEEVTGIEVDLRDFSVADSSDVLDVGAGGEAVIFRSIRKDIFGLEAAEEEIDATKEKGIEDAVGAKIHWIQGDAREMPLDDESFDVVTSFFTCMYLREQESKQQFFNECFRVLRSGGEVHLWDFSIKTDKQVFVGKLKIFLPDNEVVNASYGLGGESKEQTLEAIIDYATKAGFVCEKQELKCPSFYIKFKKP; translated from the coding sequence ATGGGAAAGGCTGAACTAACAAGGCCTATTAGTGCTAAAGATGTAGAAGAGGTTACAGGAATCGAAGTGGACTTAAGGGACTTTTCTGTCGCAGATAGCAGTGATGTTTTAGATGTTGGGGCTGGAGGAGAGGCAGTTATATTCCGTAGCATCAGAAAAGACATCTTTGGACTAGAAGCAGCAGAAGAAGAAATAGATGCTACTAAAGAGAAGGGTATCGAAGATGCAGTTGGTGCGAAGATTCATTGGATTCAAGGCGATGCGAGGGAAATGCCTCTAGATGATGAAAGCTTCGATGTCGTAACGAGTTTTTTCACCTGTATGTATTTACGGGAGCAAGAAAGCAAGCAGCAATTTTTTAATGAATGCTTTAGGGTTTTAAGAAGTGGCGGAGAGGTGCATCTCTGGGATTTTTCAATAAAGACAGATAAGCAAGTGTTTGTTGGAAAGTTAAAGATTTTCTTGCCAGATAATGAAGTAGTTAATGCTTCCTATGGTTTAGGGGGGGAGTCTAAAGAGCAAACCCTTGAAGCGATAATAGATTATGCAACAAAAGCAGGCTTTGTATGTGAAAAACAAGAACTTAAATGTCCGTCCTTTTATATAAAGTTTAAGAAGCCATAA
- the cls gene encoding cardiolipin synthase, translated as MDLTSTITWVISAVFSISIIFIAIVIVLENRNPSKTVTWLTVLYLLPVVGFVFYIFFGRNFRKKRRVKQKEMIKPIGDVNAIIDTQKQILKDKETFLDEKYYSKKRIMKLLLQSNQSPFTTNNRAKVLTNGFEKFSAVFKAIDKATDHIHVEYFIIRNDRIGHAFKQKLLKKAKEGVKVRVIYDGVGSWKVDFQPKFFKELKEAGGEVHCFVPIRVPFLNSRMNYRNHRKIIVVDGKVGFVGGINISDNYLGKGKVFSFWRDTHLQLEGDAVYFLQKIFINDWHFVSNENLNADRYFPTHTFGGSGEQLVQIAASGPDSEWDTIMQLYYLTMATAQDSIHITSPYFIPDDSIIMALKTAALSGVDVRIIIPDVPDYYIVYWATQSYLEELLEAGVKIYQYQKGFIHAKLLIVDGVIASIGSANMDIRSFQLNYEVNALIYNEETVKRLEADFQQDLKECRLITYEEFIKRPLTNKIKESGARLLSPLL; from the coding sequence ATGGATTTAACGTCGACTATAACATGGGTTATATCTGCAGTTTTTTCAATTTCTATAATATTTATTGCAATTGTAATTGTCCTTGAAAATCGTAACCCGTCCAAAACGGTTACTTGGCTTACAGTCTTATATTTGCTCCCTGTAGTTGGATTTGTTTTTTACATATTCTTTGGACGCAATTTTCGGAAGAAACGCAGGGTTAAGCAAAAGGAAATGATTAAGCCCATTGGTGACGTCAATGCGATTATAGATACACAAAAGCAGATACTAAAGGATAAAGAAACATTTTTAGACGAGAAATATTATTCAAAAAAGCGTATTATGAAGCTGTTATTACAGAGTAATCAGTCACCTTTTACGACTAATAACCGTGCTAAAGTTTTAACCAATGGCTTTGAGAAGTTTAGTGCTGTGTTTAAAGCTATTGATAAAGCGACAGATCATATTCATGTAGAGTACTTTATTATTAGAAATGACCGTATTGGTCATGCCTTTAAGCAAAAACTATTGAAAAAAGCTAAAGAAGGTGTAAAGGTACGGGTCATTTATGATGGTGTTGGTAGCTGGAAGGTAGATTTTCAACCAAAGTTCTTTAAAGAATTAAAAGAAGCTGGTGGAGAAGTACATTGCTTTGTGCCAATTCGCGTACCGTTTCTAAATAGTAGAATGAATTATCGGAACCATCGTAAGATTATAGTTGTCGATGGGAAGGTTGGTTTTGTTGGTGGCATTAACATTAGTGATAACTATTTAGGTAAGGGCAAGGTGTTTAGCTTTTGGCGCGATACCCATCTGCAGCTTGAAGGGGATGCTGTCTACTTCTTACAGAAAATATTTATTAATGACTGGCACTTTGTCAGTAATGAGAATTTAAATGCAGATCGCTATTTTCCAACCCATACTTTTGGTGGAAGTGGAGAACAGCTAGTGCAAATAGCTGCCAGTGGCCCTGACTCTGAGTGGGATACGATAATGCAGCTTTATTATCTAACGATGGCAACGGCCCAGGATTCTATACATATTACATCGCCATATTTCATTCCAGACGACAGTATTATTATGGCACTAAAAACTGCTGCTCTAAGTGGTGTAGATGTACGTATTATTATTCCTGATGTACCTGACTACTATATTGTGTACTGGGCAACACAATCCTATTTAGAGGAGCTCTTAGAAGCGGGAGTAAAAATTTATCAGTATCAAAAGGGTTTTATCCATGCAAAGCTATTAATAGTTGACGGTGTTATAGCGTCAATTGGCTCTGCTAATATGGATATTAGGAGCTTTCAATTGAACTATGAGGTAAATGCACTTATATACAACGAAGAGACCGTGAAGCGCTTAGAGGCAGATTTCCAACAGGATTTAAAGGAATGTCGACTAATAACCTATGAGGAGTTTATTAAGCGTCCACTAACTAACAAAATAAAGGAATCAGGTGCAAGGCTGTTATCTCCATTATTGTAA